One region of Mycobacterium riyadhense genomic DNA includes:
- a CDS encoding MOSC domain-containing protein, which produces MLSVNLARGRTNPDPHARSTLTGIDKVATTDPVMVRAPGPMHGGLGSGLVGDTIGNQKVHGGDDQAVYAYAREDLDAWEAQLQRTLTPGMFGENLTTLGIDVTGARIGERWYVGTDGLVLEVSAPRIPCRTFAAFLDVSHWIRTFTQAAKPGAYLRVISPGKVRVGDVVTVEHRPDHDVTIGLVFRARMSEPELLPRLLAADALSAEIKADVRRRLASQDGQP; this is translated from the coding sequence GTGTTATCGGTCAACTTGGCTCGTGGCCGAACAAATCCAGATCCGCACGCGCGGTCGACGTTGACCGGCATCGACAAGGTGGCCACGACGGACCCGGTGATGGTGCGAGCACCCGGGCCGATGCACGGGGGTCTCGGCAGCGGACTCGTCGGCGACACCATTGGCAATCAGAAGGTTCACGGCGGTGACGATCAGGCCGTCTATGCGTATGCGCGAGAAGATCTCGACGCTTGGGAAGCTCAATTGCAGCGCACGCTCACCCCCGGAATGTTCGGGGAGAATCTGACCACTTTGGGCATCGACGTGACGGGCGCGCGGATCGGTGAGCGCTGGTACGTCGGCACCGACGGTTTGGTGCTGGAAGTCTCCGCCCCCCGGATACCGTGTCGCACGTTCGCGGCCTTCCTGGATGTGAGCCATTGGATCAGGACCTTCACCCAGGCGGCCAAACCCGGCGCCTACTTGCGGGTGATCTCGCCCGGAAAGGTTCGCGTCGGTGACGTCGTCACAGTTGAGCACCGCCCTGATCATGACGTGACCATCGGGCTGGTGTTTCGTGCCCGAATGTCCGAACCCGAGCTGCTCCCCCGGCTGTTGGCAGCGGACGCGCTCTCGGCAGAGATCAAGGCCGACGTGCGCCGCCGGCTAGCGTCGCAGGACGGTCAACCGTAG
- a CDS encoding CoA transferase, with amino-acid sequence MQMVDRLLDAVRVLDLSGADADAVTRLLADLGADVLKVEPPGGSAARQELPTLAGTSIAFAVHNANKRSAVLDPLNQDDRRQFLDLAATADIVVDSGLPGQAAAYGTSCAELADRYHHLVALSITDFGAVGPRSSWRATDPVLYAMSGSLSRSGPTTGTPVLPPDGIASATAAVQAAWAVLAAYYNRLRCGVGDYIDFARFDAVVMALDPAFGAHGQVAAGIRGSDRWRGRPKNQDAYPIYPCKDGYVRLCVMAPRQWRGLRRWLGEPDDFQDPKYDVIGARFAAWPQISVLVAALFAERTMKELVAAGQEHGVPIAAVLTPSRILASEHFQAVGAITDTELVPGVHTRVPSGYFVVDEQRCGFRAPAPSAGQDEPRWLAAPTPTPAPSGRVGGYPFEGLRILDLGIIVAGGELSRLFGDLGGEVIKVESAQYPDGLRQARAGDAMSESFAWTHRNHLALGLNLRHTEGKEIFGRLVADADAVFANFKPGTLTSLGFSYQELHALNPRIVLAGSSAFGNRGPWSTRMGYGPLVRAATGVTRLWTSGATSSDALRHAFFDATTIFPDHVVGRVGAVLALAALIHRDRTGAGTHVHISQAEVVVNQLDTLFVTEAARAAGVAEIRNDTSVHAVYPCAGDDEWCVISIRSDDEWRCATSVFGQPQLADDPRFATNQSRVAHRAELMTLVSTWTGARSPVQAAEALQSAGVPAGPMNRPPDILEDPQLIDRKLLADMVHPLIARPLPAETGPAPFRQIPSAPQRPAPQPGQDTWEICRRLLGMSPDETARLIDDGALFGPTAAGTRPDS; translated from the coding sequence ATGCAGATGGTCGACAGGCTGCTCGATGCGGTACGCGTCCTCGACCTGTCCGGTGCCGACGCCGACGCGGTGACCCGCCTACTCGCGGACCTGGGTGCCGACGTCCTCAAGGTGGAGCCGCCCGGCGGTAGCGCGGCGCGTCAGGAGCTGCCCACGTTGGCCGGAACGAGCATCGCGTTCGCCGTGCACAATGCGAACAAGCGCAGCGCGGTGCTGGACCCGCTCAACCAGGACGACCGCCGCCAGTTCCTCGATCTGGCCGCCACAGCAGACATCGTCGTCGACAGCGGCCTTCCCGGGCAGGCCGCCGCGTATGGGACGTCGTGCGCCGAGCTCGCCGATCGCTACCATCACCTCGTGGCGCTGTCCATCACCGATTTCGGGGCGGTGGGTCCGCGATCGTCATGGCGCGCAACCGATCCCGTGTTGTACGCGATGTCAGGATCGCTGTCGCGGTCGGGTCCCACCACCGGCACCCCGGTGTTGCCGCCGGACGGAATCGCTTCGGCAACCGCTGCCGTGCAGGCGGCGTGGGCCGTGCTGGCCGCTTACTACAACAGATTGCGTTGCGGGGTAGGCGATTACATCGACTTCGCGCGCTTCGACGCCGTTGTCATGGCCCTTGACCCGGCATTCGGCGCGCACGGACAGGTCGCCGCCGGCATCCGCGGCAGCGATCGGTGGCGCGGCCGTCCCAAGAATCAGGACGCCTACCCGATCTATCCATGCAAGGACGGCTACGTCCGGTTGTGTGTGATGGCGCCGCGGCAATGGCGCGGACTGCGCCGTTGGCTGGGCGAACCGGACGACTTTCAAGACCCCAAATACGACGTCATCGGCGCGCGGTTCGCCGCGTGGCCCCAGATCAGCGTGTTGGTCGCGGCGCTGTTCGCCGAACGGACCATGAAGGAGCTGGTGGCCGCGGGACAGGAGCACGGGGTGCCGATCGCCGCGGTGCTGACGCCGTCGCGAATCCTGGCCTCCGAACACTTCCAGGCGGTGGGTGCCATCACCGACACCGAGCTCGTTCCAGGCGTGCACACCCGCGTGCCGTCGGGATATTTCGTCGTCGACGAGCAGCGCTGCGGTTTCCGCGCTCCCGCCCCCTCGGCCGGGCAGGACGAACCGCGCTGGCTGGCTGCCCCAACACCGACACCGGCGCCGTCCGGTCGGGTGGGCGGGTATCCGTTTGAGGGTCTGCGAATTCTGGATCTCGGGATCATCGTCGCCGGCGGCGAGCTGAGCCGGCTGTTCGGCGACCTGGGCGGTGAGGTCATCAAAGTCGAAAGTGCGCAGTATCCCGATGGACTGCGGCAGGCCCGCGCCGGCGACGCGATGAGCGAGTCGTTCGCCTGGACGCATCGCAATCACCTGGCCCTTGGCTTGAATCTGCGCCACACCGAGGGCAAGGAGATCTTCGGCCGGCTGGTCGCCGACGCCGACGCGGTGTTTGCCAATTTCAAACCGGGAACCCTTACCTCCCTTGGGTTTTCTTACCAGGAACTGCACGCGCTCAACCCCAGGATCGTGCTCGCCGGCAGCAGCGCGTTCGGCAATCGGGGGCCGTGGAGCACCCGGATGGGCTACGGACCGTTGGTCCGCGCCGCCACCGGTGTCACCCGGCTTTGGACCTCCGGCGCGACCAGCAGCGACGCCTTAAGACATGCCTTTTTTGACGCGACGACGATTTTCCCCGACCACGTGGTTGGGCGCGTCGGCGCCGTGCTTGCGCTGGCAGCGCTGATCCACCGCGATCGAACCGGCGCCGGCACCCACGTCCACATCTCGCAAGCTGAAGTCGTCGTGAATCAACTGGACACGCTGTTCGTGACCGAGGCCGCCCGGGCGGCCGGCGTTGCCGAGATCCGCAACGACACCAGCGTGCACGCGGTCTACCCATGCGCCGGCGACGACGAATGGTGCGTCATCTCAATCCGTTCTGACGACGAATGGCGTTGTGCTACATCTGTTTTCGGCCAGCCGCAACTGGCGGACGACCCGCGCTTCGCGACAAACCAGTCACGCGTCGCACACCGGGCGGAGTTGATGACACTGGTGTCGACCTGGACTGGTGCTCGCAGCCCGGTGCAGGCGGCCGAAGCACTCCAGTCGGCTGGAGTTCCGGCCGGCCCGATGAACCGCCCGCCGGACATCCTCGAGGACCCCCAACTGATCGACCGGAAACTGCTGGCCGACATGGTTCATCCGCTCATCGCCCGTCCACTGCCAGCGGAGACGGGGCCGGCGCCGTTTCGCCAAATCCCGTCGGCGCCGCAACGCCCGGCGCCGCAGCCCGGTCAGGACACGTGGGAGATCTGCCGGCGGCTGCTGGGCATGAGCCCCGATGAGACCGCGCGCTTGATCGACGACGGCGCGCTGTTCGGGCCGACAGCCGCCGGTACCCGGCCCGATTCATAG
- a CDS encoding phosphoketolase family protein, giving the protein MNTQTATKTVPATLSDSELALIDAYWRAANYVSVGQIYLLDNPLLTEPLAAEHVKPRLLGHWGTTPGLNLIYAHLNRIIRHRNVNVIYVTGPGHGGPGLVANAYLEGTYSEVYSGIEENAEGLRKLFRQFSFPGGVPSHVAAQTPGSIHEGGELGYALVHAFGAAFDNPDLVVACVIGDGEAETGPLAASWHSNKFLNPAVDGAVLPILHLNGYKIANPTVLARIPHTELESLLRGYGYRPITVTGEEPAIVHQQLAAALDDAFDDIASIQRAARHGEQTERPVWPMVVLRTPKGWTGPKVVDGERVEGSWRSHQVPLAGTHDNPAHRAQLEEWLRSYRPEELFDEHGALRPELKAAAPKGDRRMSANPHANGGVLLHDLDLPDFRDYAVPVAQPAVATHEATRVLGTFLRDVIARNPDRFRLMGPDETASNRLGAVLEATDKVWLSQTLPDDERLAADGRVMEVLSEHLCQGWLEGYLLTGRHGLFNCYEAFVHIVDSMFNQHAKWLSTSRELPWRRPIASLNYLLTSHVWRQDHNGASHQDPGFIDLVANKRAEVVRVYLPPDGNTLLSVADHCLRSRDYINVIVAGKQPALAYLSMGEAIAHCTRGLGIWQWASTATGEPDVVLACAGDIPTQETLAAAHILRRELPDLAVRLVNVVDIMRLQPDSEHPHGLPDREFDALFTRDKPIIFAYHGYPWLIHRLTYRRTNHPQIHVRGFKERGTTTTPFDMVMLNDLDRFHLVMDVIDRVDGLASRAAVLRQRMADARLSARRYTREHGEDDPQISGWTWRGE; this is encoded by the coding sequence ATGAACACCCAGACTGCAACAAAAACTGTTCCCGCAACCCTGTCCGATAGCGAACTTGCCCTCATCGACGCGTACTGGCGTGCCGCCAACTACGTGTCGGTCGGGCAGATTTACCTGCTGGACAATCCGCTGCTGACCGAACCGCTGGCGGCCGAACACGTCAAACCTAGGCTCTTGGGACACTGGGGCACCACGCCGGGGCTCAACCTGATCTACGCCCACCTCAACCGGATCATCCGCCACCGCAACGTCAACGTCATCTACGTGACCGGGCCCGGCCACGGCGGCCCGGGACTGGTCGCCAACGCCTACCTCGAGGGCACCTACAGCGAGGTGTACAGCGGCATCGAAGAAAACGCCGAAGGTCTGCGCAAGCTGTTTCGGCAGTTCTCCTTCCCCGGCGGCGTACCCAGCCACGTCGCCGCTCAGACTCCGGGGTCGATCCATGAAGGTGGTGAACTGGGGTACGCGCTGGTGCATGCCTTTGGCGCGGCTTTCGATAACCCGGATCTGGTGGTTGCCTGTGTCATCGGGGACGGTGAAGCCGAGACCGGGCCGCTCGCGGCCAGCTGGCACTCGAACAAATTCCTCAACCCGGCGGTCGACGGGGCGGTCCTGCCGATTCTGCACCTCAACGGCTACAAGATCGCCAATCCGACCGTGTTGGCGCGGATCCCGCACACCGAGCTCGAATCGCTGTTGCGCGGATATGGTTATCGGCCGATCACAGTGACTGGGGAAGAGCCGGCGATCGTGCACCAGCAGCTGGCCGCGGCTCTTGACGACGCGTTCGACGACATTGCGTCAATTCAACGGGCGGCGCGCCACGGCGAGCAGACCGAGCGGCCGGTGTGGCCGATGGTCGTGCTGCGCACCCCCAAAGGCTGGACCGGGCCGAAAGTGGTCGACGGCGAGCGGGTAGAAGGCAGCTGGCGATCGCACCAGGTTCCGCTTGCCGGGACGCACGACAACCCCGCGCACCGCGCCCAGCTTGAAGAGTGGCTGCGCAGTTACCGTCCCGAGGAGTTGTTCGACGAGCACGGCGCGCTGCGCCCGGAGCTGAAGGCCGCCGCACCTAAAGGTGATCGCCGGATGAGCGCCAACCCGCACGCCAACGGCGGGGTGCTGCTGCACGACTTGGACCTCCCGGATTTCCGCGACTATGCGGTGCCGGTCGCGCAACCCGCAGTCGCGACGCACGAGGCCACCCGTGTGTTGGGAACGTTCCTGCGCGATGTGATCGCACGCAACCCCGACCGCTTCCGTCTCATGGGGCCCGACGAAACCGCATCCAACCGCCTGGGAGCGGTTTTGGAGGCGACCGACAAGGTCTGGTTATCGCAAACCCTGCCCGACGACGAGCGCCTGGCCGCCGACGGTCGTGTGATGGAGGTGCTGTCCGAGCATCTGTGCCAGGGCTGGCTGGAAGGGTATCTGCTGACCGGCCGCCACGGCCTGTTCAACTGCTACGAGGCCTTCGTGCACATCGTCGACTCGATGTTCAACCAGCATGCGAAATGGTTGTCCACCAGCCGCGAACTGCCGTGGCGGCGTCCGATCGCGTCGTTGAACTATTTGCTGACCTCGCATGTGTGGCGCCAGGACCACAATGGCGCGTCGCATCAGGATCCTGGATTCATCGACCTGGTGGCGAACAAGCGTGCCGAGGTGGTGCGGGTCTACCTGCCGCCCGATGGCAACACACTGCTCTCGGTGGCAGACCACTGCCTGCGCAGCCGCGACTACATCAATGTCATCGTCGCCGGCAAGCAACCGGCGCTTGCCTACCTTTCGATGGGTGAGGCGATAGCCCACTGCACCCGCGGGCTGGGGATCTGGCAGTGGGCGAGCACGGCGACCGGCGAGCCCGACGTGGTGCTCGCCTGCGCAGGCGACATTCCCACGCAGGAGACGTTGGCCGCCGCCCACATCCTGCGTCGCGAACTGCCCGACCTCGCAGTGCGGCTGGTCAATGTCGTCGACATCATGCGCCTGCAGCCGGACTCCGAGCACCCGCATGGGCTGCCAGACAGGGAATTTGATGCGTTGTTCACTCGGGACAAGCCGATCATCTTCGCCTACCATGGCTATCCCTGGCTGATCCACCGACTGACCTACCGCCGCACCAATCACCCGCAGATCCATGTGCGCGGATTCAAGGAGCGCGGCACCACGACCACGCCTTTCGACATGGTGATGCTCAACGATCTCGACCGGTTCCACCTGGTCATGGATGTCATCGACCGGGTTGATGGGTTGGCGAGCCGAGCCGCGGTGCTACGTCAGCGGATGGCCGATGCCCGGCTCTCCGCGCGCCGCTACACACGCGAACACGGCGAGGACGACCCCCAGATCAGCGGGTGGACCTGGCGTGGCGAGTGA
- a CDS encoding zinc-binding alcohol dehydrogenase family protein has protein sequence MTAWQVRRPGPMATGPLQRVTTEVPRPEQSELLVAVRACGVCRTDLHVTEGDLPVHRDRVTPGHEVVGEVLELGSEAGEEFTVGDRVGIAWLRHTCGRCKYCVRGDENLCPESRYTGWDADGGYAEFSTVPAAFAHRLPTGYSDSELAPLLCAGIIGYRSLLRAELPPGGRLGLYGFGGSAHITAQVALAQGAEVHVMTRGARARELALALGAASAQGAADPPPVPLDAAILFAPVGDLVLPALAALDRGGTLAVAGIHLSDIPVMNYQRHLFQERQVRSVTSNTRADARAFLDFAGRHHIAVSTPEYPLGQADLALSDLSAGRIAGAAVLLV, from the coding sequence ATGACGGCGTGGCAGGTCCGTCGGCCCGGTCCGATGGCGACCGGTCCGCTGCAACGAGTTACCACCGAAGTGCCGCGGCCCGAACAGTCCGAACTGTTGGTGGCCGTGCGCGCATGCGGGGTCTGCCGCACCGACCTGCACGTCACCGAGGGCGACCTGCCGGTGCACCGCGACCGGGTAACGCCCGGCCACGAAGTGGTGGGCGAGGTCCTGGAGCTGGGTTCCGAAGCCGGCGAGGAGTTCACGGTGGGGGACCGGGTGGGGATTGCCTGGCTACGGCACACCTGCGGAAGGTGTAAGTACTGCGTTCGGGGCGATGAGAACCTGTGCCCGGAGTCCCGTTACACAGGCTGGGATGCGGACGGTGGATACGCCGAATTTTCTACGGTCCCTGCGGCTTTCGCGCACCGACTGCCGACCGGCTACAGCGATAGCGAGCTTGCGCCGTTGCTGTGCGCCGGCATCATCGGATACCGTTCCCTGCTGCGTGCCGAGCTGCCGCCAGGTGGCCGATTGGGCCTTTATGGGTTTGGCGGCAGCGCCCACATCACCGCGCAGGTCGCTTTGGCACAAGGCGCCGAGGTGCACGTGATGACCCGTGGAGCCCGGGCGCGTGAGCTGGCGCTGGCGCTTGGCGCCGCATCGGCACAGGGCGCCGCTGACCCGCCGCCGGTGCCGTTGGACGCCGCGATTCTGTTCGCGCCGGTGGGTGACCTGGTGCTGCCCGCGCTGGCAGCGCTGGACCGGGGCGGTACGTTGGCGGTGGCCGGGATTCATCTGAGCGATATTCCGGTCATGAACTACCAGCGGCACTTGTTTCAAGAGCGTCAGGTCCGGTCGGTGACGTCGAACACCCGGGCCGATGCGCGCGCGTTTCTCGACTTCGCTGGCCGGCATCACATTGCGGTCAGCACGCCCGAATACCCGCTCGGACAAGCGGATCTCGCATTGAGCGACCTCAGCGCGGGGCGAATCGCCGGGGCGGCTGTGCTGCTGGTGTAG
- a CDS encoding PucR family transcriptional regulator encodes MSRRKFSPRVRDLIREGSWIALNPSPEWLEDLDRATLAAHPSIADDPELAAVVSRSNRANLIHFAAAHLRDPGAPVPPHLGEEQLHMARELVRRGLDTLALEIYRIGHNVALRRWTEIAFGLTSDPHELRDLIDAPFLTANEYVDATLAKLAARMAKEHEALTRDLRAERRKFVELILDGAATDPDRAELQLGYSLNRSHIAAIIWSDDPDSQHDDLDEAADGLGDSMESPQTLTVFASSATRWVWLGDVATYDLDRVRQALDLAPHTRVAIGTVAEGIDGFRSSHNDALTTQRMLARLKSPQRIACFDDVELVALLTQNPAAGNFIKNTLGDFESASPTLHATVLTYINEQCNTSRTAKALYIHRNTLLHRLGIAERLLPRPLEYTTVRVGVALEALRWRGYKTSGSMQLPTEPHHDSVPVAARSRTAD; translated from the coding sequence GTGAGTCGGCGCAAGTTCTCACCGCGAGTTCGCGATCTGATTCGCGAGGGCTCCTGGATAGCCCTCAATCCCAGTCCGGAATGGCTCGAAGACCTGGACCGCGCCACGCTGGCCGCCCACCCGTCCATTGCCGACGACCCCGAATTAGCCGCCGTCGTCAGCCGCAGTAACCGCGCTAATCTGATCCACTTCGCCGCGGCCCACTTGCGTGACCCGGGCGCCCCGGTGCCGCCGCACCTCGGCGAGGAACAGCTGCATATGGCGCGCGAACTAGTGCGTCGCGGTCTCGATACGCTGGCGCTTGAGATCTATCGCATCGGACACAACGTGGCCTTGCGGCGCTGGACCGAAATCGCGTTCGGGCTCACTTCTGACCCTCACGAATTGCGCGACCTAATCGATGCTCCCTTCCTGACTGCCAACGAATATGTCGACGCCACGCTTGCCAAGCTCGCTGCGCGGATGGCGAAAGAGCACGAGGCGCTGACCCGCGACCTGCGCGCCGAACGTCGTAAGTTCGTTGAGCTCATCCTCGACGGCGCAGCCACCGACCCTGACCGGGCCGAACTCCAATTGGGCTATTCGTTGAACCGATCCCACATTGCCGCCATCATCTGGTCCGACGACCCCGACAGCCAGCACGACGATCTTGACGAAGCCGCTGACGGACTGGGCGATTCGATGGAAAGCCCGCAAACACTAACGGTCTTCGCCAGCAGCGCGACTCGTTGGGTATGGCTCGGAGACGTTGCCACGTACGACCTGGACAGGGTCCGGCAGGCACTGGATCTCGCACCGCACACGCGCGTCGCAATCGGAACCGTTGCCGAAGGCATCGACGGCTTCCGGAGCAGCCACAACGATGCACTTACCACGCAACGCATGCTGGCTCGACTGAAGTCACCCCAAAGAATCGCCTGCTTCGACGATGTCGAGTTGGTTGCGCTGCTCACCCAAAACCCCGCCGCTGGCAACTTCATCAAGAACACCCTGGGCGACTTCGAGTCGGCCAGCCCAACACTGCACGCAACGGTGTTGACTTATATCAATGAGCAGTGCAATACCTCCCGGACCGCCAAGGCTCTCTATATCCACCGCAATACCCTGTTGCATCGGCTTGGCATCGCCGAACGACTTCTTCCCCGCCCCCTTGAATACACCACGGTCCGTGTTGGCGTCGCATTAGAAGCGCTACGGTGGCGCGGGTATAAAACCAGTGGCTCCATGCAACTCCCAACCGAGCCTCACCACGACAGTGTGCCGGTGGCGGCCCGCTCTCGGACCGCTGATTGA
- a CDS encoding SDR family oxidoreductase → MADTASIGLKVRDKVIVITGGARGIGLATATALHMLGAKTAIGDIDEATVKESGADLGLKVYGKLDVTDRNSFSDFLDQVERQLGPIDVLINNAGIMPVGRIVDEPDAVTRRILDINVYGVILGSKLAAQRMVSRGSGHVINVASLAGELHIVGLATYCASKHAVVAFTDSARLEYRSAGVKFSTVLPTFVNTELTAGTTGAKGFKNAEPSDIADAIVGLIVRPKPRVRVTKAAGAMVVSQKFMPRAFAEGLNRILGGEHVFTDDVDVAKRRAYEARARGEEE, encoded by the coding sequence ATGGCAGACACGGCATCCATTGGTCTCAAGGTTCGGGACAAAGTAATTGTGATCACCGGCGGGGCACGGGGAATCGGACTGGCCACGGCGACCGCACTGCACATGCTGGGCGCCAAGACAGCGATCGGCGACATCGACGAGGCGACGGTGAAGGAGTCGGGCGCCGACCTCGGCCTGAAGGTGTACGGCAAACTCGATGTCACTGACCGAAATTCGTTCTCGGACTTCCTCGACCAGGTCGAGCGCCAACTCGGCCCGATCGACGTGCTGATCAACAACGCCGGGATCATGCCCGTCGGCCGGATTGTCGACGAGCCGGACGCGGTCACCCGACGCATCCTGGACATCAACGTCTACGGCGTCATCCTGGGCAGCAAGCTGGCGGCGCAGCGCATGGTTTCTCGCGGATCCGGACACGTCATCAACGTCGCCTCGCTTGCTGGCGAACTCCACATCGTCGGGCTGGCGACCTACTGCGCCAGCAAGCACGCCGTGGTCGCGTTCACTGACTCGGCCAGACTCGAGTACCGCTCGGCCGGCGTGAAGTTCTCAACCGTGTTGCCAACGTTCGTCAACACCGAACTCACTGCGGGCACCACCGGAGCCAAGGGATTTAAGAACGCCGAGCCCTCCGACATCGCCGACGCGATCGTTGGGCTGATCGTTCGCCCCAAGCCGCGGGTACGGGTGACCAAGGCGGCCGGCGCGATGGTGGTATCCCAGAAGTTCATGCCCCGCGCGTTTGCCGAAGGTCTGAACCGGATACTCGGCGGCGAACACGTTTTCACCGATGACGTCGATGTCGCAAAGCGCCGGGCCTATGAGGCGCGCGCTCGCGGTGAAGAGGAGTAA
- a CDS encoding GNAT family N-acetyltransferase — protein MRSAVPGDVLDVARVHVRSWQSAYRGLLAQDYLDNLNPEVWASRYTFGRRGIQRPSTLVAVDGSTICGLATTGLSRDEDLPNFGELMALYVDPAHIHTGVGRLLITAARKQLRRVVINASLWVLDKNVRARRFYERDGWWFDGTRRTATYGSVPLEQVRYRRTPV, from the coding sequence GTGCGATCAGCCGTCCCGGGAGACGTGCTCGACGTGGCCCGAGTGCACGTCCGGTCGTGGCAGTCGGCCTACCGAGGGCTTCTCGCCCAGGACTACCTCGACAACCTGAACCCCGAAGTCTGGGCCAGCCGATACACCTTTGGTCGCAGGGGGATTCAACGACCATCCACCCTGGTCGCGGTCGATGGCTCGACGATCTGCGGTCTCGCTACCACAGGCCTGTCTCGGGACGAAGACTTGCCGAACTTCGGTGAGCTGATGGCACTCTACGTCGATCCCGCACACATCCACACCGGAGTTGGGCGTTTGCTGATCACCGCCGCGCGCAAGCAGCTGCGTCGGGTTGTCATAAACGCTTCGCTATGGGTGCTCGACAAAAATGTGCGGGCCCGGCGGTTCTACGAGCGCGATGGGTGGTGGTTCGACGGGACACGCCGGACGGCGACGTACGGCAGCGTTCCTCTGGAACAAGTGCGCTATCGACGCACGCCGGTCTAG
- a CDS encoding CPBP family intramembrane glutamic endopeptidase produces the protein MRPATADTHPLLSQLSALHRFRIQVDVAVVVVVLVLTNLIAHFTTLWASIATVPAAAVGLVILVRCNGLGWADLGLGREHWKSGLGYALAAVAVVISVISIGVLLPMTRPLFLNNHYATISGALIASMVIIPLQTVIPEELAFRGVLHGALNRAWGFRGVAVAGSLLFGLWHVSTSLGLTSGNVGFTRLFGGGILGMLAGVTLAVLATGAAGFVFSWLRRRSGSLIAPIALHWSLNGMGALAAALVWHLSS, from the coding sequence ATGCGCCCCGCGACCGCCGACACCCATCCGCTGCTGTCGCAGCTGTCGGCGCTGCACCGCTTCCGAATTCAGGTCGACGTTGCCGTCGTGGTTGTGGTGCTGGTGCTGACCAACCTGATTGCGCACTTCACCACCCTTTGGGCGAGTATTGCCACCGTCCCGGCCGCTGCCGTCGGACTGGTGATCCTGGTCCGGTGCAACGGCCTGGGCTGGGCCGACCTCGGTCTGGGCCGAGAACATTGGAAGTCCGGCCTGGGATATGCGCTTGCGGCGGTGGCCGTCGTCATCTCGGTGATCTCGATCGGTGTGCTGCTCCCGATGACCCGGCCACTGTTTCTGAACAACCACTACGCGACGATCTCCGGCGCGCTGATCGCCTCAATGGTCATCATTCCGCTGCAAACCGTCATTCCCGAGGAACTGGCCTTTCGCGGTGTGCTGCACGGGGCGCTGAACCGGGCCTGGGGATTTCGCGGTGTCGCTGTGGCGGGCTCGCTGCTGTTCGGTCTTTGGCATGTGAGCACGTCGTTGGGCCTGACGAGTGGCAATGTGGGCTTCACGCGGCTGTTCGGCGGCGGGATCCTCGGGATGCTGGCGGGCGTGACGTTAGCCGTGTTGGCCACCGGCGCGGCGGGCTTCGTGTTCAGCTGGCTGCGCCGCCGCAGCGGCAGCCTGATCGCGCCGATCGCGTTGCATTGGTCGCTGAACGGGATGGGCGCGCTGGCCGCCGCGCTGGTCTGGCACCTGTCCAGCTGA